Part of the Spirochaeta isovalerica genome, CGAAAATGATGCCGCGGAAAACTTCCAGATTGACTTTGTAAAGAGACAGGAACTTCTGGGATACGCTGCCGGGCTCTCCGACAGCGGCCAGAAGGAAATGCTCCGTCCCTATGTAATCATGATTGAGGTTCCGCGCTTCATTGGCGGAATTTTCCAGAATGAGTTTCGCTCTGTGGGAAGGCGGAACATCCCCCAGATTGAAACTTCTTTTTCTGACGGGTATATTTTTCTCCAGCTCTTTAAGCATTTCGACCGTATTGACGCCCAGTCTCTGAAGTGCTACATAACCTATTCCATCCTTTTCCTTGAGGATGGCAATTATTATATGCTCGGGCAGAAGCTGATCGGAATGGAACCTCTTCGCTTCTTCCTGAGCGGATATTGTCAGTATTCTCTGTGCTCTTTGTGTTAGTCCTTTAAACATATCCAGCTCCTGTTACAGATTGAAATTCAGACCTTTTCTGATTGTTTCAGCCCGCAGTCTCATAATATCATTTTCATCCGGATTGCTCTCATATGCAAATGATCGGAGAAATCCGTTCCCGATCGAACGGAAAATTTCGGGAAAATCATCCAGCGACAGGTCTTTAAACCAATCGATCGCAGCTCCGAGCCGTACTAGAGAAAGGGCGGAAAGCGCTTCCTGTTCAGAAATCTGCCTGCAATAGCGGAGCAGACCGTAGGAACGGAATATCCTGTCCTCGAGAATAGGATAGCGCCCGTCGAGAAGATCTTCCCTCGCATCCCTCTCGTAACGGGCGAAGAGACTGGCTGCTTTCTCCAGCTGACCGGCTTCGTTTCCCCCGACGAAAGATCCATTGCGTGTTGAAATAATATAGAGCCCTCCAAGAGACTGAGTTCCCCCTCCGTCAAAACCGGTAACTTCCAGATTGGTTTCAATTGTGTTGATTATAAGATGATCCATCAGATCCGATGCGCTGAGCACGGGCAGATGAAGAAAAACCGATGCCTTGGCTGCTGATCCGCTATCGGAAATATTTGCCGTCAGATAACCGTTTTCTCCATCCATGGCGAAGTTGTACCGTTCGGCCAGAGCTTCTTCGATCGCGAAAGTGCGTTTCATAACCGGCTCAACCGCCAATCCTTCTGTGAATGAGGATATGCGGATATGATCCAGATCTCCCGTAACGATCGATGTCTGCCGCGGCTCGTCTATGGCAACGAGACCGGAGCCTTTCCTGTAAAAACGCTCGCTTATAAACTTTCTTTCTTTCAGGACGATTCTGTCAAGTTCATCAAGGTCATCAATTTTGTAGACAGTAAAATCTCTGTAGACAGGATTGGATTGTATTTCCTTTGAAAAAACCCGGTTAAGCCTTTCGATTTCCTCTTCAGACATCGTCGATATAAATTTCCAGCCATGAAGATTTCGGGCCAATCTGAAACGGGTGGACAATACGATGTCGTTATCAGTTTCTGACCGGCTCATTCGTTACCCTGCATTGCATTTTTATATGCCTGATCACATGCCTGAACGCATTATAACACTCGGGACATCCGACTCTCCCCTCTTCCAGGACAGAATAGAGGTCAGTGTAGCATAGAGGGCAGATTTCAACTGTATGTCCGGGATTAATTATCCACTTGTCTTCATCAATATAGTCACGATTCACCGAATATGGGCCCTTTACCCTTTTTCAATATAAGTGACTTTCGATCAGCTTGAAAGCAATAAAAAATGAGAGGCTTTTTTTTTTAGTGTTTCCTCAAAACTTCAAGAGGTTTGACCCTTCCCGCCCTTTTCGCCGGTATGGAAGAGGAGAGAATAGAAAGAAACAAAGTCGCCGAAACAATTATGATAATCTGATCGGGTTCAATGACGACCGGCACATTATCGAGATAGTAGGCACTGTTGAGGAGCTCGAAAGTTCCGCTTTCCTTAAGCGGTATAAAACTTCCCGCTACCAACCGGAAAAAAGAAATAAGACTGTTAAGAACTGCTTCAACTCCGCTGATTATCTCGTTGATTTTCAAAGAAATAACTATGCCGGACAATGTACCCAGCACAGTTCCCGTTATACCCGTCAGAAGACCCGTAATGAGATATGATAGAGTGATATCCTCCGGAGAAGCACCGAGGCACTTCAATACCGCCACCTCTTCTCTTTTTTCCAGGACCAGCATGACAAGAGAGGATGAAATATTGATAACGGCGACACAGACGATCAGTGCCATAATGAAAATAAGCATCATCTTTGTCGTCCTGAAGTTTTCCTGCTGAGACCTGTTCAGACTTTCCCAGGTATAAATGCCCCATCTTTTCGGAAGGGCGTCGCGGACAGCGAACATCTCCTCTCTCAAATTATCATAGGGCTTCATGGTTTTAATTCCGATTATCGCCCGGGACGAATTCTCTGCCAGAATTGAAGTCCCCGTATCAAGAGACATAAAAGCCCACATTCTGTCCAGTTCGTCATATC contains:
- a CDS encoding ABC transporter permease → MNRLKTLFYLSFRIFSFGRKGVKLSRPLLGSIIGITLSLIPLVVVIHISDGMIRGITERTLETFSYHLQTYPYSTHTIEEMIEQAENLKNLPEVRNATVERQGYGLAYSQGGRDGVTIRAVEEDFYSSDSGVRQYISMEKGLFDISTADSIVIGRDLARKLNLEPGDELKILTGKFFSNGKFLPKVTRFIVKGVFSTGYDELDRMWAFMSLDTGTSILAENSSRAIIGIKTMKPYDNLREEMFAVRDALPKRWGIYTWESLNRSQQENFRTTKMMLIFIMALIVCVAVINISSSLVMLVLEKREEVAVLKCLGASPEDITLSYLITGLLTGITGTVLGTLSGIVISLKINEIISGVEAVLNSLISFFRLVAGSFIPLKESGTFELLNSAYYLDNVPVVIEPDQIIIIVSATLFLSILSSSIPAKRAGRVKPLEVLRKH